A window of the Bufo gargarizans isolate SCDJY-AF-19 chromosome 1, ASM1485885v1, whole genome shotgun sequence genome harbors these coding sequences:
- the LOC122930427 gene encoding gastrula zinc finger protein XlCGF17.1-like, whose translation MMEEHQPLISQAENSHKNSEGNVMLSLNYKAEDEDIMQCSSGENLNVHPGLHSTDLSYNPSDHEESSSDQSQIATTSAGQKGGERFQVITKRSSLSTDRRIRTREKTFSCPQCGKYFAYKSALVRHERSHTGEKPYSCSECGKYFAHKAHLARHERSHTGEKPNSCSECGKYFACKSHLVRHEKSHTGDKPYSCSEFRKPYSCSECEQCFNQKSDRDSHEKSHRRVRIRSQFQNLDFDFDSN comes from the exons atgatggaggagcaccagcctcttatatcacaag CAGAAAATTCCCATAAGAATTCTGAGGGAAACGTCATGTTATCACTAAATTATAAAGCAGAAGATGAAGACATCATGCAAtgctcttcaggagaaaaccttaatgtacatccaggacttcacagtacagatctgtCATATAATCCCTCTGATCATGAGGAATCTTCAtctgaccaatcacagattgcTACCACAAGTGCCGGTCAGAAAGGGGGTGAAAGGTTTCAAGTGATCACAAAAAGATCAAGTCTCTCTACAGACAGAAGAATTCGCACACGGGAGAAGACGTTTTCATGTCcacaatgtgggaaatattttgcATATAAATCAGCGCTTGTtcgacatgagagaagtcacacaggagagaagccgtattcatgttcagaatgtgggaaatattttgcacataaagcacatcttgctagacatgagagaagtcacacaggagagaagccaaattcatgttcagaatgtgggaaatattttgcatgtaaatcacatcttgttagacatgagaaaagtcacACCGGAgacaagccgtattcatgttcagaat TTaggaagccgtattcatgttcagaatgtgagcaaTGTTTTAATCAAAAATCAGATCGTGATAGTCATGAGAAAAGTCACAGAAGAGTAAGGATACGATCACAATTCCAGAATTTAGACTTTGATTTCGATTCCAATTAA